A single region of the Drosophila takahashii strain IR98-3 E-12201 chromosome 2R, DtakHiC1v2, whole genome shotgun sequence genome encodes:
- the LOC138912390 gene encoding uncharacterized protein, with protein MSPNNKGDATNNEKLPSLRQQRSKVEDNIKRLADRVESNSNETAESLDCNVQILEAYFRQLSQLQTRIEELDIDDDGRAVGEILFVETKSKLKFLINKQRRTSLHESTFLNTTASAHQSRLPSLKLPNFDGTYSNYKRFEGAFINLVHSDPIIPQIDKFNYLLNCLSGPALEVVSAYQVTEDNYSKAFDRLKERYDNSVLIFLDSITNLFNLPAIVKPDAAGLQRLIDTSSAIRGSLLSLGSADDIMNAIMINLVLAKVDADTRLSYDEKQSFDELPNWDDFCKTLTHRCQFLEGRQSDWCQKPKSLPSSLPKAFVTTQASCVYCESATHYISHCKAFAKLNLAQRKDFAKNTPLCFNCLRKSHTATECSSNSRCRVCQTAHHTLLHEFSRNQGQVASIEGRSTVLHQSQATAPQAPQISLLARTAKRSLIPTAVVHIKDGNGQFQIVRALLDSGSELNLITEETAKRLQLSKCRVSQAISGISDTSRQINYSVHTTLKSRVSDFQWTSNFAVIASICAQQPSKGVDITEWNMPEGIVLADPTFFQPSKIDILIGIEGFFEAIRVGKCTMGTKMPTLINTSFGWVVGGSTMLPTEPERYKCNFVQNQPSLDEILSHFWKVEEYQTPRQTLTEEEQLCEQHYENTVAVGSNSRITVRLPFKESPQTLGQSYDSAAKRFSLLERRLNNNQSLKESYVQFMREYITTGHMSLIHDVDKSEPHFFIPHHCVLRPQSLSTKLRVVFDASAKSSSGVALNEILMVGPTIQQDLITTLLSFRLNRYALSGDISKMYRQFVIDERDRKFQLILWRENDTDILQTYQLNTVTYGVSAAPFLAIRSLFHIAKLNELEYPLAAAVIRTDLYVDDLLTGADDIDTALQKKTEVSKMLSQAGLTMTKFNSNSPILGNSSDGEISMQLEELKSTKMLGLAWQPSDDVFIFQFKFEFSSTSTRRTILSEVSRIFDSLGLIAPVLMNCKTFIQDLVIRKLSWDEPIPNDLGIVWDNLKNDLRNLSTVKIPRYVSTSQQYQSELHGFADACKRGYGCCLYIRSIINGVVKVSLLVAKSRVAPIQSLSIPKLELSAAVLLNRTYQKFKHKLEPYISKVYFWTDAKTVLQWLGKHSSQLPTFESHRISELQSYTQDVEWRYVSTSKNPADIVSRGCSVKDLEHNMWFTGPDFLKRSESEWPCLPNPVNPPLQSSIEMQPKSMIVETSSAIVVPSILDDLIERSSSYFRILRTLSFIFRVFNRVPAARHSTVQNVVHVPAIELNQTFWRIVAQIQQTLYSTEINLLLNDKPLKSSFQGLTPYLDKMHIGNAILILVRVGGRLDNSDLPYSAKHPAILPKQHRFTRLYVEFLHRSNLHAGPKVLLSLLRENVWVINGRALVRQVVRECTHCFHYKPRLMSQIMGNLPPDRLVGERAFLVSGVDFCGPFLTSYKIRSKSPYKTYASIFVCFATKATHIELVSELTTNAFLSCIRRFIARRGLPQRIYCDNAKNFVGAANKMKEFQTALLEPESISLLESYSARKGFSFCFIPPRAPHFGGLWEAAVKSAKTLLMKNIAEANFTYEELLTVLAEVEAILNSRPIAPVSDDPNDGAALSPAHFLIGSALLSAPDESLYNPTEEDDDSKLRYLTRWQRVTFINQHFWRRWRRDYIHSLQVRGKWTKPQANIQVGQLVIVHEDNLPPRCWNLARVTGVTYGRDHRVRVVDLHTAKGPLRRAIHKLAPLPFDCN; from the coding sequence ATGAGTCCAAACAACAAAGGCGACGCGACCAACAACGAGAAGCTACCTTCACTGCGGCAACAACGATCAAAGGTCGAGGACAATATCAAACGTTTAGCTGACCGCGTAGAATCCAACTCAAATGAAACGGCGGAATCCCTAGACTGCAATGTGCAGATTCTAGAGGCATATTTTCGGCAGTTATCCCAGCTGCAAACTAGAATCGAAGAATTAGACATTGACGACGACGGACGCGCAGTGGGTGAAATCTTATTTGTTGAGAcaaaaagcaaattaaaattcctcATCAACAAACAACGGCGCACGAGCCTTCACGAGTCTACCTTTCTCAATACAACAGCAAGCGCACATCAATCCCGGTTGCCAAGTTTAAAGTTGCCAAACTTCGACGGAACCTACAGCAACTACAAACGATTCGAGGGAGCGTTCATTAATCTTGTACATAGTGATCCCATAATTCCTCAAATCgacaaattcaattatttgctAAACTGTTTGTCAGGACCAGCACTTGAAGTAGTCAGTGCGTATCAAGTGACTGAAGATAACTACTCCAAGGCATTCGATCGACTCAAGGAGCGTTATGATAATAGCGTACTTATCTTTTTAGATTCCATCACGAACCTATTCAACCTTCCAGCGATCGTCAAGCCAGATGCGGCAGGACTTCAGCGGCTAATTGATACATCGTCAGCTATCCGAGGATCTCTCCTTTCTTTGGGCAGCGCGGATGATATTATGAACGCGATAATGATCAACTTGGTTCTGGCAAAAGTGGACGCAGATACTCGTCTCAGCTACGATGAAAAACAATCTTTCGACGAGCTACCCAATTGGGACGACTTTTGTAAAACACTTACACACCGATGCCAGTTCCTAGAAGGTCGCCAAAGTGATTGGTGTCAGAAGCCGAAGTCATTACCAAGTTCATTGCCGAAGGCATTTGTTACTACACAGGCTAGTTGCGTTTACTGTGAGTCAGCCACTCACTATATATCTCATTGCAAGGCCTTTGCTAAATTAAACTTAGCTCAACGGAAGGAtttcgcaaaaaatacacCCCTCTGCTTCAACTGCTTACGGAAATCTCACACTGCAACCGAATGCTCATCTAATTCGAGGTGCAGAGTCTGCCAAACAGCGCATCACACTCTCCTGCATGAATTCTCACGAAATCAAGGGCAGGTCGCATCCATCGAGGGTCGGTCAACAGTTTTACATCAGAGTCAAGCAACAGCACCGCAGGCACCGCAGATTTCTCTTCTAGCACGTACCGCAAAGAGAAGTCTCATACCAACAGCGGTAGTCCATATCAAGGACGGAAACGGCCAGTTTCAGATAGTCAGAGCGTTATTAGATTCAGGTTCGGAACTTAACTTGATCACGGAGGAGACTGCGAAGCGTCTGCAGTTATCAAAATGCCGCGTCAGCCAAGCGATCAGTGGTATTTCTGACACCTCAAGGCAAATCAATTACAGCGTACATACAACTCTAAAATCACGAGTTTCGGACTTTCAATGGACATCCAATTTCGCGGTGATCGCATCCATTTGTGCTCAACAACCTAGTAAGGGCGTTGACATAACTGAATGGAATATGCCAGAAGGAATCGTACTAGCTGATCCAACATTCTTTCAACCCAGCAAAATCGACATTTTGATCGGAATTGAAGGATTCTTCGAAGCCATCCGAGTTGGAAAATGCACAATGGGTACGAAAATGCCCACGCTCATCAATACAAGTTTCGGATGGGTAGTTGGTGGAAGTACGATGTTGCCTACTGAGCCTGAGCGCTACAAATGCAATTTCGTTCAAAATCAACCATCTCTAGATGAAATcctttcacacttttggaaaGTGGAAGAGTATCAAACGCCACGACAAACTCTTACCGAAGAAGAACAGCTCTGTGAACAGCATTACGAGAACACAGTTGCTGTTGGATCCAACAGTCGCATTACCGTTCGACTTCCATTTAAGGAATCACCCCAAACGTTAGGCCAATCATACGACAGCGCCGCCAAACGTTTTTCCCTACTCGAACGTAGGCTAAATAACAATCAGTCCTTAAAGGAATCATATGTTCAATTCATGCGCGAATACATCACAACAGGTCACATGTCACTCATACACGACGTTGACAAAAGTGAGCCCCATTTCTTTATTCCCCACCATTGCGTGTTACGGCCCCAGAGCCTATCCACTAAGCTACGAGTAGTGTTTGATGCCAGCGCAAAATCTTCTTCCGGCGTAGCATTAAACGAAATTCTAATGGTAGGACCCACAATACAACAAGATTTAATCACGACATTGCTTTCATTTCGGCTCAATCGTTACGCTTTATCAGGTGACATCTCAAAGATGTATCGCCAATTTGTAATTGACGAGCGAGATAGAAAATTTCAGCTAATTCTCTGGAGAGAAAACGATACAGACATTCTACAGACCTACCAACTAAATACGGTGACCTACGGTGTCTCAGCAGCTCCCTTCCTTGCCATTCGGAGTCTGTTTCACATAGCCAAGTTAAACGAATTAGAATATCCTCTCGCCGCTGCAGTAATCCGAACTGATCTATATGTCGATGATCTTCTTACAGGCGCAGACGATATAGACACTGCACTACAGAAGAAAACGGAAGTCTCAAAAATGCTAAGTCAGGCTGGATTGACGATGACCAAATTCAACAGTAATTCACCCATACTAGGTAATTCATCAGACGGCGAAATTTCAATGCAGCTGGAGGAATTGAAATCAACGAAAATGCTTGGACTAGCATGGCAGCCATCAGACGACGTATTCATTTTCCAGTTCAAATTCGAGTTTTCTTCGACTTCTACTAGACGGACCATCCTATCAGAAGTATCACGAATATTCGATTCGCTTGGACTTATCGCGCCCGTCCTCATGAATTGCAAAACGTTCATTCAAGATTTAGTTATCCGCAAACTTTCTTGGGATGAGCCAATTCCCAACGATCTCGGAATCGTCTGGGACAACTTGAAAAATGACTTGCGAAACTTATCCACAGTGAAAATTCCACGATATGTATCAACCTCACAACAATACCAAAGCGAGCTTCACGGATTTGCGGACGCCTGCAAACGAGGATACGGCTGCTGCCTTTACATTCGCAGCATAATCAATGGTGTAGTAAAGGTCAGCTTATTAGTTGCAAAGTCAAGAGTCGCTCCAATTCAATCATTGTCAATCCCAAAGCTTGAGCTCTCTGCAGCCGTGCTGCTTAATAGAACATATCAAAAGTTCAAACACAAACTCGAGCCTTACATCTCAAAGGTATACTTTTGGACCGATGCGAAGACCGTTCTACAGTGGCTTGGGAAACACTCGTCGCAATTGCCAACTTTTGAATCTCACAGGATCTCTGAGCTTCAGTCGTACACACAAGATGTTGAATGGCGCTACGTATCAACAAGCAAAAATCCTGCGGACATCGTATCCAGAGGATGCTCAGTAAAGGATCTTGAGCACAACATGTGGTTTACTGGACCCGACTTCCTGAAAAGGTCGGAAAGCGAATGGCCTTGTCTGCCTAATCCAGTAAATCCACCCCTCCAGTCATCAATCGAGATGCAACCCAAATCTATGATAGTCGAAACTTCGAGTGCTATTGTAGTACCCAGCATTCTAGATGATCTTATCGAGCGGTCATCGTCATACTTTCGTATCCTGCGTACGCTATCCTTCATTTTTAGAGTATTTAATAGGGTCCCTGCAGCTAGACATTCAACTGTTCAAAATGTAGTACACGTGCCAGCGATCGAGCTAAATCAAACGTTTTGGAGAATCGTAGCACAAATTCAGCAAACGTTATATAGCACAGAGATCAATTTATTACTGAATGACAAGCCATTAAAGTCTAGCTTTCAAGGACTGACTCCGTATTTAGACAAAATGCATATCGGCAATGCAATCCTGATCCTGGTGAGAGTAGGGGGAAGACTGGATAATTCCGATCTGCCATACAGCGCTAAGCATCCAGCCATTTTGCCAAAACAGCATCGCTTTACACGGCTATACGTCGAGTTCCTTCACCGTTCCAACCTACATGCAGGACCGAAAGTCTTGCTTTCCTTACTTCGCGAAAACGTTTGGGTCATCAACGGCAGAGCGTTAGTGCGTCAAGTGGTACGGGAATGCACTCACTGCTTCCACTACAAGCCGCGCCTTATGTCCCAGATCATGGGAAATCTCCCTCCAGATCGACTTGTCGGCGAACGAGCGTTCCTGGTGTCAGGCGTCGATTTTTGCGGTCCCTTCCTGACCTCATACAAAATTCGAAGCAAGTCCCCGTACAAAACTTACGCTTCAATATTTGTGTGCTTTGCAACGAAGGCTACCCACATCGAACTAGTTTCCGAGCTTACAACTAATGCTTTCTTATCCTGCATTCGAAGGTTTATTGCCCGGCGTGGGTTACCGCAACGCATCTACTGCGATAACGCAAAAAACTTCGTGGGAGCTGCCAACAAAATGAAGGAGTTCCAAACTGCATTACTGGAGCCTGAATCCATCAGTCTTCTAGAGTCATACAGCGCTCGCAAGGGATTCTCATTCTGTTTCATCCCTCCCAGAGCCCCACATTTCGGCGGCCTCTGGGAGGCGGCTGTCAAATCAGCTAAAACGCTCCTGATGAAAAACATCGCAGAAGCAAACTTTACATACGAAGAGCTCCTGACCGTCCTCGCAGAAGTCGAAGCCATATTGAATTCACGCCCCATTGCGCCAGTATCGGACGACCCAAATGATGGAGCTGCATTGTCGCCGGCCCATTTCCTAATTGGGTCAGCTTTATTGTCTGCACCAGATGAATCTCTCTATAACCCAACAGAGGAGGACGACGACTCCAAGTTGCGCTATCTAACCAGATGGCAACGCGTGACATTCATCAATCAACACTTTTGGCGCAGGTGGCGAAGGGACTACATCCATTCTCTTCAAGTTCGCGGCAAGTGGACCAAGCCGCAAGCCAACATCCAGGTCGGTCAACTCGTCATCGTGCACGAGGACAACCTTCCTCCTCGATGCTGGAACCTAGCAAGAGTCACTGGAGTTACTTACGGACGAGACCACCGAGTACGAGTCGTGGATCTGCATACCGCTAAAGGCCCCCTGCGTAGGGCAATTCATAAATTAGCTCCTCTTCCTTTTGATTGTAATTGA